A stretch of DNA from Pseudonocardia hierapolitana:
TCGGATACAGGTCGACGGCTTGCGGTGCCCGGGATCCGGGTGGGATCAGCCCGCTCAGGCGCGCGGTCGGCTCTGCCCCCCTGATCACAGGTTGATGTTATGCGGATCCGAAGAACTCTTCCTGCCTCGGTGGCGGGCCCGGCTGCGACCGTCCTCGCACGTACGAGGAGACCGAGGAATCGCTGCGCGCGGCGCGGGTCGCGATCCCGGTTTCTTGTTCCATTCCGGCCCGCGACGCGGGGCCCTGCCCGTAGCCTCCGCGGCTGTGGACGGGTCCACCGCGCGGGTCGCCGACCACCCGGCCACGTCAGCACCCACGGAGACGGCATGAGCACTCCGGTCCCACTGGTCACCCCGATACCGGTGATCCCGAACAGGTCCGCCGCGTATCCGCGCAGCTGGCTACGGTGGAGGCCCGCGCCCGGGAGATCGAGTCGCGGCTGCGCGCGATCGAGACCGGGGTCGGGCCGCAGATGTGGCGCGGCCAGGCCGCCGACGGGTTCGCCGCGCTACTGGCCGAGACCGGCCCGGACCTCACCAGGCTCGCCGCCTCTTACGGCGCGGCGAGCCAGGCCCTGGCGACCTACGCCACCGAGCTCGCCGCCGCCCAGGACGCAGCACGCGCCGCCGAGGCCGAGGCGACCACGGCGTCCGGCGACCGTGACCGGGCCACCGCCGAGCGCGACTCAGCGGACGCGGTCCGGCACGCCGCCGCTGCCGACGAGGCCCGCGCCCGGCTCGACCCACTCGCGGCCGGGGACGCGGAGCAACGCCGCGCCGACGCCCTCGAGCGTGCGAGCACAGCGGGCGCCGCTGTCGATCAAGCTGATCAGGCACTTCGAGCCGCGCAGCAGAAGGCCGACGGGGCAGCGGACCGACGGGATGCCGCCGCGGTCAGGTGCGTGCGCGAGCTCGACGCCGCCAGCAGCGCCGGGATCAACATCCGCTACCTGACACAGGCGCAAGACCGCACCAGGCGGGCCGTCGCCTGCCGGGCGTCACGCCGCCGTCGCCGGGAACATCGCCGATGAGATCGGCAAGAACATCACGGACGATCTCCGGGACAAGTGGTTGCTCCACGCGTCGGACCTCACGGTCGGCGGCGTCGCCGGAGGCATTGCGACACATCGCGTGAGCGGTCTTTTGCGGGAATCCACCGGGCTGACGGATGAGGCCGGGACGGCCGACGAGAGATATCGCGCCGCACCGGGTGGATCGCCGGAGGCGAGATTCCAGAACGAGCTGGCTCAGCGCAAGCGCGACGAGGCCGATGCGCTGAGGCGGCGGGCCGACTCGGTCGGCCGCAGGGTCGGTACCAGGATCGGGGTCACCGGCCTGGGAATCAGCGCATGCCGGAATCGGCTACGACATCCTGAACGGCAAGCCGCTCGTCAAGGCAGCGGTCTCCGGTGTCGGTGGCACTCTCGCCGCAGGCGTGACCGGGGCGAGGTTCGGAGCGTTGATCGGGTCCGTCGTAGGAGGCCCGGTGGTCGGAACGGCGGCCGGTGCGGTGATCGGCTGGGGCTTCGGGGTCGCCACCAGCGCTGTCATCGATTGGGGATACGACCAACTACCGAAGCCGCTGAAGGAAGCGGTCGAGAACGCGACCAGGCCCATCGACGATGCGGTCAAGGGAGCAAAGAAGATCTGGGACGCCATTTTTTGACGGCTCGCTCGGGACGGGAAGGGAGCCATCGTGTTGGTGAGGGAGACGGCATCGTGAGAAGAGTCGGCAATGGCACTGCTCGGCTGCCCTGGCCGGCCGAGTGGTCCACACCTCGACCCAGGCCGGCGACGGTGCTGGGGGACGGGTTTCTGGGTGCCCTCACGCTGGGGTTCACCGGGCTCGGTGCTCTGGCCTCGTCCGCCGGCGATCTCGGCACTGCCGCGTTCTTCTTCGCCGGTGGCGCCTTCCCGGGTGTGCTCACCGCGCTCTCCCTGTCGATGTGGCGGCTGCGCCGTCGCACGTCATCGCGCGCGGTCAGGTCGCGGCCGACCGCACATGGCCGCGGGGGCGTCGTGCTGTGCTTCTCGACCTGGCGGTACTACGGCCTCACCGCGGCCCTCCTGATGGGCTCCGCCTTTCTGGGAGTGCACGCAGCCGGCGGTGTCCTGGGTTGGGAGATGCCTCCCCCGGTACCCCAGGCCAATGCGATCGCGGTCGCCATCGCCGGGTTCGGTGCATTGCTCTTCCTGTGGCTGTTCATCGAGTTCGTCAGTGGGCGCATCGTGAAGGGCTGGCTGGCATTGACGCCGGCCGGGATCCACCATCGGAGTCACACGTTCGAGCACTTCGTTCCGTGGAGCGCGGTGCTCGAGGTGTCCGCGATGGAACTCGGCGCCGGGCCGCTCATCGTCGTGCGGACGTTCCCTTCGGATGGTGCATGGATACGTCGGACGCATTGGATGGGCAAGCCGGACGAATTCGGACTGCTTCCGTCCCTCGTTGTACGTGCACGCTCGCTCGCGGTCGATCCGGCGGTGGCATACCACGCTCTGCGGTACTACCACGCTCATCCCGAGTCCCGAGGCGAGCTCCTCACGCCGGTGGGTGAGCGGCGCATTCGAAGCGGGAACGTCGTCGCTTGACGAGGCTCCATATACCGACCGAACGGAGGAGTCATGAGCAGGGCCGCTGTGAAGATTGAAATTCCACCCGTGGTGTATGTGCCGTGTTCGCCGCTGACCAATGGTGCTGAGGACCTGATCGTCGATCTTCGACCGACGCGGGACGGCCCGTTGGCGCTCCTCGTGTACTCAGCCCTCGACCGCTTGGTGGACTGCTGCGGCGACGAGCAGCCGTGGGTCGTCATGCCGACGGTGAGCTTGGAGAAGGTCCGCCAGGAAACCCATTTCGAACTCCTCCTGCTCGACGTCGAGATTCCCGAGGAGTTCCGACGTCGCGCCGCCGCCGCGCTGCCGCAACCGGGTCTCTAGACCTCCGGCACCTGACCCAGCAGCATCCTTCCTTCCGCCACCAGGTAGGCCCGGCCGGGCGGTCCGCTGAACCCCATGCCCCGCTCCAACGTCACCCCGACGTTGGCGGCGACGAGGTGGTTGGGCGGGCAGAGCAGCACGACGGAGCCCGGGCGGGTCCGTGCGACCTTCAACAGGCCGGTGGCCCCGAAGCCGAACGAGTCCAGCAGCGCCACGACGGCGAGCGACGGGCCGTCGGGTTTCGTGAAGCGCTCGACCATGTCGTCATCGGGCGGGAAGCGGTCGACGTCGTCGAGCACGACGAGATCGGCTGGGGAACGGTTAAGGACGTCGGCGACCTCGCCGCTCGTCACCACCTCGACCCCGGCCTCGGCCGCGCACTCGTGGACCGGCGTTCGACGGTGGACGCCGAGCAGCACGCGAAGGCCGCTCCCCCCGGCGGACGCGGCGACAGCGGCGGCGGCGGTGCTGCGGCCGGAGCCGGCCGGGCCGGCGATCACCAGCGGCCCGGCGTCCAGGCTCGCCCATACGGGGCTCAGCCGGTCGCCGCTCACTCCCAGCAGGATGTGCTTCCCGGTCGTCGGCCGGGCGCCGAGGCGGGTGGCATCGGCCAGCGTGATCTGCTCCGGCAGCCGGTCCAGTCGCATTGGTGCGCGTGCAGTGCCCGGATCCTCGGCGTCGGCGTGCAGCCGGGCTGCGATGTCGGCCAGCGCGGCCGCCTGCGCCGGGCCGGACGGATCGGTCGCGAGCAGGGGCACCTGGACCTGCCCTCCGTCACCGGCCCACAGGGCGCGCCCGGGCGGGAGGTCCTCCGGCAGATTGCGCACCTGTAGGCCGAGCAGGGTCGCGTCCGTCGGGTTGTTCAGCCGCAGGCACAGCCGATGGGTGAGCCGAGCGAGCAGGCGGGACTTGAGTATCCGTTCGTCCCCCGCCAGGCACACCGTGACCCCCGCGGCGGCTCCTCCGGAGAGCAGTTCGAGCATCGTCGTCTGGGCTGCGCCGTCGACGCTCTCGAGCAGTCCTTCCCAGCCGTCGACGAGCAGCACGACGTGCGGCGGCGCATCGGCGGCGCCCCGCGACCACAGCTCGGCGACGCTCGTCGCCCCGAGCCGGCTCAGGTCGCGGCGCCGATCCCGCATGGTCGTGGCGAGCCGGTTGAGCAGCCGTTCCAGCCGCTCGGAGTCGTCGGGGGCGACCACGACCCCGGTGTGGGGCAGTGCGTCGAGCCCCGAGAGGCCGCCGAATCCGTCAACGACGTGCAGGTGCAGCTCGGCCGCATCGGCGGCACGGGCTAGGCCCACGGCGACCGCGCGCAGCGCGGTGGTGCGGCCGCTGCGACCGCTTCCGACGATCGCGAGGTGGCCCGAACCGAGCGGCACCTCCAGAACGTCCTGGCGCTGCTCCTGGGGCCGGTCCCACAGCCCGAGCGGGATCGCGAACCTCGTCGGCGGCAGAGCGTCCAGGGCCAGCGCGGGGGGCAGCGGCGGCAGCCACGGTCGGTAGGGCGGGGTGAGGCCCTCGGCGTCGGCGGCCGCGCGCACCGCGTCCACGAGGACGTTCAGGTCCGTGGCCAGCTCGTCCTTGCTCGCCTCGGCCGCCGGCGGAGGGGTCATGTCGAACCAGCGCAGTGCGACGGCCCGTCGGACGTTTCCCGGGGTCGAGCGCCTGGGCGCCGTGATCCGAGCCGTCTGCAGCAGCTGCGGCGGGCCGCCGCCTCGGACGAGCAGGGCCCGGCCGGGGTGGGCGTTGGGGAGGTAGGCGGCGTCGGGCGTATCGATGACGTCCTGGCTGTCGCCGATCTCCTTGACCCGCAGGCACACCCGGAGGTCGGTGTTGGCGCGGATCTGGCCGTCGACGACCCCCGCCGCCTTCTGCGTCGCCAGGACCAGGTGAACCCCCAGCGAGCGACCGATCCTCGCCACGTTGACGAGGCCGTCGACCAGCGACTGGAGCTGTTCCTCGAGCTCCGCCAGCTCGTCGGCGACCACGACGAGCCGGGGAAACGGCGGCAACGTCGGATCGGCGAGCGCTCGCCGCCGGTAGTCGGCGAGGTCCTCGGCACCGGCGGCGGCCAGCTGCGCCTGGCGCCTGTTCAGCTCGGCGCGGAGCGACGACAGGGCCCTGGCGGCGAGCCGCGTGTCCAGGTTCGTGACGGAGCCGACGACGTGCGGCAGGGCGTCCAGGTCCTTGAAGGTGGCGCCGCCCTTGTAGTCGAGGAACAGGAAGTTGAGCCCCGTCGGCGGGTTCGCCCTCGCCAGGCCGGCGATCAGCGTGCGCAGGAAGTCGCTCTTGCCGGAGCCGGAGATGCCCGCGACCAGGGCGTGCGGGCCGTCGCGGGCGATGTCCACGAGGACGGGACCGTCGGCGTCCGCGCCGATGACGACCTCGGTCTGGTCCTGGAGCAGCCCCCACGCTGCCCGGATCTCGCCCGCCTCCGGCTCGCCGGCCAGCTCGGTCAGCCGGATCGACGAGGGAACGTCATGGCCGGGCGCGTCGCCGACGCGGCGCACCGGAGCCAGTGCCCGGGCCACGAGCTCGGCGGTGCCCGGGGTGATCTCGTCGGGCACGACCGTCGGCGACTCCCCGCGGTCGACGCGCAGGACCACGTCCCGCCCGGTCGCCACCAAGCGCGCCCGCGCGCCGTCGGGCAGCTGCCGTTCGTCGGTCTCGGCGCACACGAAGCGCAGGCCGGCGGCCGGTCCTCGGTTCAGGAGGTTGGTGAGCTGGGGTCGACGACGCAGATCCGCGGTGCCGGCGAGTACGACGACGAGATCCGGACGGGCACGCCGATCGGAGGACGGCTCGCGCGATCGGCCCGCGGAGCGGCGCTGCAGCTCGTCCCCCAGGGACTTGATCATCCTTTCCGCGCCCTGCGCATCCCACCCGGCCCGGACGGATCCGTCGTCCGTCCGGAGGTGGGGCAGCCAGCGCAGCCAGCCGAGCTGCTCCTCGCCCGCGTCCGGAGCGATGACGGCGATCCGCAGTTCGTCCGGGCTGTGGTGGACGGCCAGCTGGGTGACCACCCAGGCGAGCTGGGTGTCGACCCAGCCGGGCGGGCCCGCGAGTCCGAGCATCGGCTGGGCGACCAGGCTGATCCCGAGCGGTGCCAGCCGCAGCACGGGCGGTGACCAGTCCTGGGGCGGATCACCGGTGATCTTCACGGCGGCCGGGCGGTCGGCCCGGCCCAACCGGACCGCGAGCCAGTCGTCGTCGGCCGGTTGTCGTTCCCACAGCTGGGCCCTCGGCGTGATGGCCGTACGCACCGTGGTCGCCGGGTCCGGCCAGGCGGCCCGCAGGTCGGCGTCCTCGTCGTCGGTGGCCGCCTCGATCCGCACGCGCGCCGCGGTCAGCTCGGAGTGGTACGTCTCCTCGTTGCGCAGGCCGCGGCGCGCCTGCCTGCGCCGCTCGGTCCACCAGCTGCCGATCAACATGAGCGGGCTCAGCAGGCCGAACAGGAGGAAGATCGCGTTCCGCAGCACGAGGGCCATCACGACGGCGGCGACCAGCGGGAGCAGCGCGGGGAGCACCGGGAAGCCGCGATCGTCGTCGTCGGCGGGGACGGCAGGCATCGCGACGGTCGGCGGTTCGAAGCGGGCCGGCCGCGATCTGGGGGTGCGGTTGAGCAGGACCTCGCCGGAGTCCCCGCGCCTCACGACTGCCGCCCTGTCCCGCAGCGCCTCCACCACCAGGCGGCTCCCGCCGATCTGGATGACCTTGCCGTCGACGTCCGCGGCGCCCGCGACCGCGCGCCCGTCCAGCAGCACGCCGTTGCGGGAACCGAGGTCGGCGAGCGTCACGCGGTTGGGCCCGACGACGAGTTGGGCGTGCTTGCGGGACACGTCGGGATCGTCGAGTACGAGCTGGCAGGAGGCCGCGCGCCCCATGACCACGGCCTGGCCGGGCACGAGGGGGAGCTCGGTTCCGGCGGCGGCACCGGACACCACCCGGAGCACGAGCGGCGGCGCGAATCGCACGGGGGCGAGCTGCGGCCCGCGACCGTAGTGCAGCACGCTGCCGTCCCGCAGCGGCGAGACGGCGACGGGCTGCTCGGGCGTCAGAGGGCCGCCGTCCACCACCGGGGTGCCCTGCACCGGGATGACCGTGCCGATCATGGTCAGGACGTCGCTGACGCGGTCGGAGGGCTCGCAGTCGACGTGGACGTCGCTCTTGACGCCGGTGGCGTCGTCCTCCACGGTCAGTCGCATCCGTACCCCGGTTCCCCCTCTGCCGGCCGACGCGCAGAAACTAGCTCGTTTCCTCGACCGAACTCCACGATCGAGCAATCGCATCGACCTGAGCCAGGCATTGCTGTCGGTCTCGGCGAGTTGGGCTTCGCGTCGGGCGCTACGCTCGCCCGGTCTCTAGTGCGGTGGCGCGGCCGGCCCGGTCATCCGGGCATTTGGACGGCCGCTCGCGACAGGACCGAACGCCCAGACCCGACGCTTCTGGCGGTCGTGACGCCCTGACCGCACGCGAAAGGCGACCTCGTGTCGACCGATCGCTATTTCGCGCTGGCTCGCGTTCCCGGCGCTCTGGCGTTCCTCTG
This window harbors:
- a CDS encoding FtsK/SpoIIIE domain-containing protein; translated protein: MRLTVEDDATGVKSDVHVDCEPSDRVSDVLTMIGTVIPVQGTPVVDGGPLTPEQPVAVSPLRDGSVLHYGRGPQLAPVRFAPPLVLRVVSGAAAGTELPLVPGQAVVMGRAASCQLVLDDPDVSRKHAQLVVGPNRVTLADLGSRNGVLLDGRAVAGAADVDGKVIQIGGSRLVVEALRDRAAVVRRGDSGEVLLNRTPRSRPARFEPPTVAMPAVPADDDDRGFPVLPALLPLVAAVVMALVLRNAIFLLFGLLSPLMLIGSWWTERRRQARRGLRNEETYHSELTAARVRIEAATDDEDADLRAAWPDPATTVRTAITPRAQLWERQPADDDWLAVRLGRADRPAAVKITGDPPQDWSPPVLRLAPLGISLVAQPMLGLAGPPGWVDTQLAWVVTQLAVHHSPDELRIAVIAPDAGEEQLGWLRWLPHLRTDDGSVRAGWDAQGAERMIKSLGDELQRRSAGRSREPSSDRRARPDLVVVLAGTADLRRRPQLTNLLNRGPAAGLRFVCAETDERQLPDGARARLVATGRDVVLRVDRGESPTVVPDEITPGTAELVARALAPVRRVGDAPGHDVPSSIRLTELAGEPEAGEIRAAWGLLQDQTEVVIGADADGPVLVDIARDGPHALVAGISGSGKSDFLRTLIAGLARANPPTGLNFLFLDYKGGATFKDLDALPHVVGSVTNLDTRLAARALSSLRAELNRRQAQLAAAGAEDLADYRRRALADPTLPPFPRLVVVADELAELEEQLQSLVDGLVNVARIGRSLGVHLVLATQKAAGVVDGQIRANTDLRVCLRVKEIGDSQDVIDTPDAAYLPNAHPGRALLVRGGGPPQLLQTARITAPRRSTPGNVRRAVALRWFDMTPPPAAEASKDELATDLNVLVDAVRAAADAEGLTPPYRPWLPPLPPALALDALPPTRFAIPLGLWDRPQEQRQDVLEVPLGSGHLAIVGSGRSGRTTALRAVAVGLARAADAAELHLHVVDGFGGLSGLDALPHTGVVVAPDDSERLERLLNRLATTMRDRRRDLSRLGATSVAELWSRGAADAPPHVVLLVDGWEGLLESVDGAAQTTMLELLSGGAAAGVTVCLAGDERILKSRLLARLTHRLCLRLNNPTDATLLGLQVRNLPEDLPPGRALWAGDGGQVQVPLLATDPSGPAQAAALADIAARLHADAEDPGTARAPMRLDRLPEQITLADATRLGARPTTGKHILLGVSGDRLSPVWASLDAGPLVIAGPAGSGRSTAAAAVAASAGGSGLRVLLGVHRRTPVHECAAEAGVEVVTSGEVADVLNRSPADLVVLDDVDRFPPDDDMVERFTKPDGPSLAVVALLDSFGFGATGLLKVARTRPGSVVLLCPPNHLVAANVGVTLERGMGFSGPPGRAYLVAEGRMLLGQVPEV
- a CDS encoding WXG100 family type VII secretion target translates to MWTGPPRGSPTTRPRQHPRRRHEHSGPTGHPDTGDPEQVRRVSAQLATVEARAREIESRLRAIETGVGPQMWRGQAADGFAALLAETGPDLTRLAASYGAASQALATYATELAAAQDAARAAEAEATTASGDRDRATAERDSADAVRHAAAADEARARLDPLAAGDAEQRRADALERASTAGAAVDQADQALRAAQQKADGAADRRDAAAVRCVRELDAASSAGINIRYLTQAQDRTRRAVACRASRRRRREHRR
- a CDS encoding SAV_915 family protein: MSRAAVKIEIPPVVYVPCSPLTNGAEDLIVDLRPTRDGPLALLVYSALDRLVDCCGDEQPWVVMPTVSLEKVRQETHFELLLLDVEIPEEFRRRAAAALPQPGL